Proteins encoded within one genomic window of Paraglaciecola psychrophila 170:
- a CDS encoding IS630 family transposase, which yields MDIFLTPEHKTALEVRHTKARDGRERDRIKAVLLCGEGWPIAKIAQALRKSEASITWHIGDYAKRLKLKPAGGGSASHLNTEQTQQLVAHLSDITYLHTHQIVAYIQKTWKITYSVSGLNKWLHHNGFSYKQPKGVPHKFDDQKQSVFIEEYERLRDSLPDDEPILFMDAVHPTQATEVSSGWIRKGVDKPIETTDSRTRMNVVGAVRLNYLTEAVVLDYETVNGSTIMDFLEHVKQKYLSSHTIHLVLDGAGYHRTKEVKYKATELGIILHYLPHYSPNLNPIERLWKVINEYARNYRYISTGKEFRQHNRHFFSVTLSDIADTLNSRINDNFQVLETAN from the coding sequence ATTGATATTTTCCTCACTCCCGAGCATAAAACGGCGCTAGAAGTACGTCATACAAAAGCACGTGATGGAAGGGAGCGTGACCGTATTAAAGCAGTGCTGTTGTGTGGTGAAGGGTGGCCCATCGCTAAAATTGCACAAGCACTACGTAAGAGTGAAGCCAGCATTACATGGCATATCGGTGATTACGCCAAACGTCTGAAGCTCAAGCCTGCGGGTGGTGGCTCTGCCAGCCATTTAAATACTGAGCAAACCCAGCAATTGGTTGCACATTTGTCAGATATCACTTATTTGCACACCCATCAAATAGTGGCCTATATTCAAAAGACGTGGAAGATTACCTACTCAGTGTCTGGGTTAAATAAATGGCTCCACCACAATGGCTTTAGTTACAAACAGCCTAAAGGAGTGCCTCATAAGTTTGATGATCAAAAGCAATCTGTATTTATCGAAGAGTATGAAAGGTTACGCGATAGCTTACCGGATGATGAGCCTATTTTATTCATGGATGCAGTGCATCCTACCCAAGCGACTGAAGTGTCATCCGGATGGATACGTAAAGGGGTAGATAAACCCATTGAAACCACAGACAGTCGTACCCGAATGAACGTTGTAGGCGCGGTTCGGTTAAATTATTTAACTGAGGCTGTGGTACTTGATTACGAGACCGTGAATGGCAGCACTATCATGGATTTTCTAGAGCACGTAAAGCAAAAGTACTTATCAAGTCATACCATTCATCTAGTGTTGGATGGGGCGGGTTATCATCGTACCAAAGAGGTTAAATACAAAGCGACTGAATTAGGGATTATCCTGCATTATCTTCCCCATTATAGCCCTAATCTCAACCCCATAGAGCGATTATGGAAAGTCATTAATGAATATGCTCGCAATTATCGATATATTTCTACCGGCAAAGAATTTCGACAACACAATCGGCACTTTTTTAGCGTCACCCTTTCGGATATTGCTGACACACTAAACAGCCGTATAAACGATAACTTTCAGGTACTAGAAACTGCAAATTGA
- a CDS encoding cation transporter dimerization domain-containing protein, whose amino-acid sequence MLVDQSRYPTEELKAAVNDIPAVNIHSRNTGKGQVADVTVTVSASLSTLESHQISDKVGSELADIFDIQYVVVNIEPDLGQ is encoded by the coding sequence GTGTTGGTTGATCAGAGCCGCTACCCGACAGAGGAATTAAAGGCAGCAGTTAACGACATTCCTGCGGTTAATATTCACTCTAGAAATACTGGAAAAGGGCAGGTAGCTGATGTCACTGTGACTGTGAGTGCCAGCCTTAGTACCTTAGAGTCACACCAAATTTCCGACAAGGTTGGGAGTGAGTTAGCAGATATTTTCGATATTCAATACGTTGTGGTAAACATTGAACCTGACTTGGGTCAATAA
- a CDS encoding sensor domain-containing diguanylate cyclase, with product MPYAVDVVPPNEVIPLDNEKPSITGYVLNTNKPLLASKQKIQSMINANQLYVKGSLPNAWLGVPFGKPPLRGVVVVQSYTENIVFTQKDEQLLCFVARHIRNAIERMQARADLQFLALHDPLTKLSNRSLFNDRVNHALNKCRRHKNKKIALLFLDLDKFKQVNDTNGHHIGDLLLIEVAKLIQTCIRETDTLSRLGGDELGILLEDIVSAELAQRVANKILKALQTPFMLDKIQINTSISIGIAFNDQSDNTIDSLIICADKAMYKAKQRGRNRFILHQGEEQSGMIATKIIEQDALKGLIENQFFFIFQPIVDLKTGYMVAAEALVRWNNSKMGDLTFRGVS from the coding sequence TTGCCATATGCAGTGGATGTAGTGCCTCCAAATGAAGTAATCCCACTGGATAATGAAAAGCCCAGTATTACTGGTTACGTCCTTAATACCAATAAGCCATTATTAGCAAGTAAACAAAAAATACAATCCATGATTAATGCTAACCAGCTTTATGTTAAAGGGTCTTTGCCTAATGCTTGGTTAGGCGTTCCATTTGGTAAGCCTCCACTGCGCGGTGTGGTCGTCGTGCAAAGTTATACTGAAAACATTGTCTTTACACAAAAAGATGAACAATTATTATGTTTTGTAGCGCGGCATATTCGCAACGCTATTGAGCGGATGCAGGCGCGAGCAGATTTGCAATTTTTGGCATTGCACGACCCACTTACTAAACTCTCAAATCGCTCGTTATTTAACGATAGAGTCAATCATGCACTGAACAAATGTAGACGTCATAAGAATAAAAAAATCGCATTGCTGTTTTTGGACTTAGACAAATTTAAACAAGTTAACGATACCAATGGTCACCATATCGGCGACCTTCTTTTAATCGAAGTGGCAAAGCTTATACAAACGTGTATTCGAGAAACTGACACCTTAAGCCGATTAGGTGGCGATGAACTTGGCATCCTATTAGAAGATATTGTTTCTGCTGAATTAGCACAAAGAGTGGCAAATAAAATACTTAAGGCTTTACAAACACCATTTATGTTGGACAAAATACAAATTAATACCTCCATAAGCATTGGTATCGCTTTTAATGACCAATCTGACAATACTATTGACTCTCTGATAATTTGTGCTGATAAGGCCATGTATAAAGCAAAACAGCGTGGACGTAACCGTTTTATTTTACATCAAGGTGAAGAGCAGTCCGGCATGATTGCTACAAAAATTATTGAACAGGATGCTTTAAAAGGATTAATAGAGAATCAGTTCTTTTTTATTTTCCAACCTATCGTTGACTTGAAAACTGGCTATATGGTGGCTGCAGAAGCCTTAGTTAGATGGAATAATTCCAAAATGGGGGATCTTACCTTCCGAGGCGTTTCTTAA
- a CDS encoding carboxymuconolactone decarboxylase family protein, with translation MAGFGALHSSALAKGALDTKSKQFIVLDIAIAVHCDGCIAFHVHDALNTGASRQETVEAIGVTILMGGGSFMVYGCEALEAMNEFEQEQSQPI, from the coding sequence ATGGCTGGCTTCGGGGCACTGCATTCTTCAGCATTAGCCAAAGGGGCTCTGGATACAAAATCAAAACAATTCATTGTTCTGGATATCGCCATAGCGGTGCATTGCGACGGATGTATTGCTTTTCATGTTCATGATGCATTAAATACAGGAGCGAGTAGGCAAGAGACAGTGGAGGCAATAGGCGTAACCATTTTAATGGGGGGCGGATCGTTCATGGTCTATGGCTGTGAAGCTTTGGAAGCTATGAATGAGTTTGAGCAAGAACAAAGCCAACCTATTTAA
- a CDS encoding GAF domain-containing protein, which translates to MLNKLNIDDFELYLFNPRNKTLAITAAFTEKQPILLDLLVIPDITLGEGLIGKAAKSLVAQSIEDLRLNSDVEQNKSYNLSAFIVPIVTDDKLIGVIYCASKMVAAFTLQLQKSLNTISSITAIKMEKIGQ; encoded by the coding sequence TTGCTGAATAAACTTAATATTGATGATTTTGAATTGTATTTATTTAATCCTAGAAACAAAACCCTTGCTATAACTGCAGCCTTTACTGAAAAACAGCCGATTCTCTTAGACTTGTTAGTTATCCCTGACATCACCTTGGGCGAGGGGCTTATTGGTAAAGCAGCGAAATCTTTAGTCGCACAGAGTATTGAAGATCTGCGTTTGAATTCTGACGTTGAGCAAAATAAATCTTACAATTTGTCAGCGTTTATAGTGCCTATTGTGACGGATGATAAATTGATAGGGGTTATCTATTGTGCAAGCAAAATGGTCGCAGCGTTTACTTTACAACTCCAAAAGTCTTTAAATACAATCTCGTCTATCACGGCTATTAAAATGGAAAAAATCGGGCAATAA
- a CDS encoding cation diffusion facilitator family transporter — MHVRKILFIEGSVNALITVSKITVGLMTVSAAVIADAVYSLTDLANNIFAWLALKVVESPADSSRPYDHQKFEQLVIFALASLLTIVAFEVIVNAVERFGQPVEQSMLGLVILISSLLTNIGLTLWKGHWAKRLDS; from the coding sequence ATGCACGTTAGAAAAATTCTGTTTATTGAAGGCAGTGTCAATGCGCTGATCACGGTAAGCAAAATTACGGTTGGATTAATGACTGTGTCAGCTGCAGTTATAGCAGATGCGGTGTATTCCTTAACCGATTTGGCAAATAACATTTTTGCTTGGTTAGCGCTAAAAGTAGTTGAATCACCTGCCGATAGTTCGCGTCCTTATGATCATCAAAAATTTGAGCAATTAGTCATATTTGCTCTCGCATCTTTGTTAACCATCGTGGCGTTTGAAGTGATAGTGAATGCAGTCGAGCGTTTTGGACAGCCAGTTGAGCAAAGTATGCTGGGATTAGTCATATTAATTTCTTCATTATTAACCAATATAGGTTTGACGCTTTGGAAGGGGCATTGGGCAAAACGCTTAGACTCATAA